From Rickettsia endosymbiont of Ceutorhynchus obstrictus, a single genomic window includes:
- a CDS encoding YaaA family protein, whose protein sequence is MLSIISPAKTLNFKAISFQESTVPVFLSTTNYLLGIVKNYSQEQLTEIMNISSNLAQLNRQRFQNFEKQELKQAIFAYDGDVYNNIKVEELKYKQLNFLQSHLLIISGLYGVLRPLDVIRPYRLEMATKLPDIKNLADFWQEKITSYINQTLEQHKNKYLLNLASIEYSSAIAISHLQYPMINVFFKENKNGKLQTIGINAKKARGNMVNFIATNSIDNPCELKNFSYLNYKFSVADSSENNLVFIK, encoded by the coding sequence ATGCTTAGTATAATTTCTCCCGCAAAAACCCTTAATTTTAAGGCTATCTCGTTTCAAGAGTCAACCGTACCGGTATTTTTAAGCACGACAAATTACTTGCTTGGCATAGTTAAAAATTATTCTCAAGAGCAATTAACGGAAATAATGAATATAAGTTCCAACCTTGCACAGCTTAATCGACAAAGATTTCAAAATTTTGAGAAGCAAGAGCTTAAACAAGCAATTTTTGCTTATGACGGTGATGTCTATAATAATATTAAAGTCGAAGAATTAAAGTATAAACAATTAAATTTTTTACAATCTCATTTACTAATTATATCCGGGTTATACGGCGTTTTAAGACCTTTAGATGTTATTAGACCTTATCGGCTAGAAATGGCAACTAAATTACCTGATATAAAGAACCTTGCCGATTTTTGGCAAGAAAAAATTACTAGCTATATCAATCAAACCCTTGAACAACATAAAAATAAGTATTTGCTTAATTTGGCTTCTATTGAATATTCTTCCGCTATTGCTATTAGCCATCTTCAATATCCAATGATTAATGTATTTTTTAAAGAAAATAAAAACGGTAAATTACAAACTATCGGAATAAATGCTAAAAAAGCACGCGGCAATATGGTTAATTTTATAGCTACCAACTCAATCGATAATCCTTGCGAATTAAAAAATTTTTCATATTTAAATTACAAGTTTAGCGTAGCCGATTCTTCAGAAAATAATTTAGTGTTTATTAAATAA
- a CDS encoding MFS transporter, protein MKKLLITLINPNRYYLIGILLLGLTSGFAFTLVFFTIPYQLSEAKYTTDIIGSMSLAAFPYCLKIIWAPFIDKYSVPFLCAKFGQRRGWALTAQICLLLSIVGFLVINPSDNLYITAIIAFIISFCAATQDIVLDAYRIERPANKEELALAITFGGIGFRLGILIASVGALYLSSIFSWQAAYQGAFVVALAGPIVILCIKEPKPKEKRHATLHLISIKQYFEVIRKSILSLKLSQPRWLLTILFIFLYKAGDSVPMAMSSPFFLDLSFTAHEIASISKAYGLVVMIIGGGLGGILTSKIGIFKSVLISGTIQLLSPLMFMILAIMGHNIPAFIATITIQHFCCGLAGTVITIYLASLCNSEFIATEYSLIASLSSFARITLASLGGFCAKYIPWSQFFLGNALFSMLFIIVFLKIYRKKSV, encoded by the coding sequence ATGAAAAAATTGTTAATAACATTAATTAACCCCAATCGATATTATCTAATAGGAATTTTATTATTAGGTCTAACCTCCGGTTTTGCGTTTACCTTAGTATTTTTCACTATTCCGTATCAATTATCCGAAGCAAAATATACTACCGATATAATAGGCTCGATGTCTTTAGCGGCATTTCCTTATTGTTTAAAAATAATATGGGCACCTTTTATCGATAAATATTCCGTACCGTTTCTATGTGCTAAATTCGGACAAAGACGAGGCTGGGCGTTGACGGCTCAAATATGTTTATTATTATCTATAGTAGGTTTTTTAGTTATTAATCCGAGTGATAATTTATATATTACCGCAATTATTGCCTTTATTATTTCTTTTTGCGCGGCTACTCAGGATATCGTACTAGATGCTTATCGCATAGAGCGCCCTGCTAATAAAGAAGAATTAGCGCTCGCAATTACTTTTGGCGGTATAGGGTTTCGTCTTGGGATATTAATAGCTAGTGTCGGGGCTTTATATTTATCTAGTATTTTTAGCTGGCAGGCGGCTTATCAAGGAGCATTTGTCGTAGCCTTAGCCGGACCTATAGTAATCTTATGTATTAAAGAGCCGAAACCGAAAGAAAAACGCCATGCTACTCTACATTTAATATCGATAAAGCAATATTTTGAGGTTATCCGCAAGAGTATTTTATCGTTAAAATTAAGTCAGCCTCGTTGGCTACTAACTATTTTATTTATTTTCCTATATAAAGCAGGTGATTCGGTGCCGATGGCTATGAGCTCCCCTTTCTTTCTTGATTTATCTTTTACCGCTCATGAAATTGCTTCAATATCCAAAGCATACGGTTTGGTAGTGATGATTATAGGGGGAGGATTAGGAGGAATTTTAACCTCAAAAATCGGCATATTTAAAAGTGTGCTAATTAGCGGTACTATCCAATTATTATCGCCTCTAATGTTTATGATACTTGCGATTATGGGGCATAATATTCCGGCATTTATAGCTACTATTACTATACAACATTTTTGCTGCGGTCTCGCCGGAACGGTAATTACTATCTATCTTGCTAGCCTTTGTAATAGTGAGTTTATCGCAACGGAATATTCATTAATTGCCTCTCTTAGCTCGTTTGCTAGAATTACGCTTGCTTCTTTAGGCGGTTTTTGTGCAAAATATATCCCTTGGTCACAATTTTTTTTAGGCAATGCTTTATTTAGTATGTTATTTATAATAGTGTTCTTGAAAATATATCGTAAAAAATCAGTTTAA